Proteins encoded within one genomic window of Pseudomonas cannabina:
- a CDS encoding choline ABC transporter substrate-binding protein, with protein sequence MKGSKSLLLAATLCMPVLAQAAEPEACHTVNFSDVGWTDITVTTAVTSAVLESLGYKTKTTMISVPVTYKSLADGKNMDVFLGNWMPTMENDIKPYREAGTVETVRANLENAKYTLAVPEALYNKGLHDFADIAKFKKELGGKIYGIEPGNDGNRLIQSMIDKNAFGLKDAGFKVVESSEAAMLSQVDRAVKRNNDVVFLGWEPHPMNTRFKMKYLTGGDDFFGPNYGQATIYTNTRKGYSQECSNVGQLLKNLSFTLDMESTLMGNVLDDKIKPDAAAKAWIKKNPQVLDTWLAGVTTVDGKPGLEAAKAKLTQ encoded by the coding sequence ATGAAAGGTTCCAAATCGTTGCTGTTGGCCGCCACGCTCTGTATGCCGGTGCTCGCCCAGGCAGCCGAGCCAGAGGCCTGCCATACGGTCAACTTCTCCGACGTCGGCTGGACTGACATTACCGTGACCACCGCAGTCACCAGCGCCGTACTGGAATCGCTGGGCTACAAGACCAAGACCACCATGATTTCCGTACCGGTGACCTACAAGTCGCTGGCCGACGGCAAGAACATGGACGTCTTCCTCGGCAACTGGATGCCGACCATGGAAAACGACATCAAGCCTTATCGCGAAGCCGGCACGGTGGAAACCGTGCGCGCCAATCTGGAGAACGCCAAATACACCCTGGCCGTTCCAGAAGCGCTCTACAACAAAGGCCTGCATGACTTCGCCGACATCGCCAAATTCAAGAAAGAGCTGGGCGGCAAGATTTACGGCATCGAACCTGGCAACGACGGCAACCGCCTGATCCAGAGCATGATCGACAAGAACGCTTTCGGCCTGAAAGATGCAGGCTTCAAAGTCGTGGAATCCAGCGAAGCAGCGATGCTGTCGCAGGTCGACCGCGCCGTGAAACGCAACAACGACGTAGTGTTCTTGGGCTGGGAACCGCACCCGATGAACACCCGCTTCAAGATGAAATATCTTACCGGCGGTGATGACTTCTTCGGCCCCAACTATGGCCAGGCGACTATCTACACCAATACCCGCAAAGGCTACAGTCAGGAATGCAGCAACGTAGGCCAGTTGCTCAAGAACCTGTCTTTCACCCTCGACATGGAAAGCACCCTGATGGGCAACGTGCTGGACGACAAGATCAAGCCTGATGCCGCTGCAAAGGCGTGGATCAAGAAAAACCCGCAAGTGCTCGACACCTGGCTCGCAGGCGTGACCACCGTGGATGGCAAACCAGGCCTGGAGGCAGCCAAGGCCAAGTTGACCCAGTAA
- the choW gene encoding choline ABC transporter permease subunit codes for MLTDQKIPLGEYIAAFVDWLTANGADYFDAIASTLEMMIHGFTFALTWFNPLVLIGLIAALAHFIQRKWGLTVFVILSFLLILNLHYWQETMETLAQVLFATLVCVVIGVPLGIIAAHKPMFYTIIRPILDLMQTVPTFVYLIPTLTLFGLGVVPGLISTVVFAIAAPIRLTYLGIRDVPQELLDAGKAFGSSRRQLLTRIELPYAMPSIAAGITQCIMLSLSMVVIAALVGADGLGKPVVNALNTADIALGFEAGLAIVLLAIMLDRICKQPEAKKGSDA; via the coding sequence ATGCTGACTGATCAAAAAATCCCTCTGGGCGAGTACATCGCCGCATTCGTCGACTGGTTGACGGCCAACGGCGCCGACTACTTCGATGCGATAGCCTCGACACTGGAAATGATGATCCACGGGTTCACCTTTGCGCTGACCTGGTTCAACCCGTTGGTATTGATCGGCCTGATTGCCGCACTCGCGCACTTCATTCAGCGCAAGTGGGGCCTGACGGTTTTCGTCATCCTTTCATTTCTGCTTATTCTCAACCTGCATTACTGGCAGGAAACCATGGAAACCTTGGCGCAGGTGCTCTTCGCCACCCTGGTCTGCGTCGTCATCGGCGTGCCACTGGGCATCATTGCCGCACACAAACCGATGTTCTACACCATCATCCGGCCGATACTGGACCTGATGCAGACCGTGCCCACCTTCGTCTATCTGATTCCGACCCTCACCCTGTTCGGCCTCGGCGTGGTGCCCGGCCTGATCTCGACAGTGGTCTTCGCCATTGCCGCACCGATACGCCTGACGTATCTGGGCATTCGCGATGTGCCTCAAGAGCTGCTGGACGCCGGCAAGGCCTTTGGCTCGTCGCGCCGCCAGTTGCTGACCCGCATCGAACTGCCCTACGCCATGCCCAGCATCGCGGCCGGCATTACCCAGTGCATCATGCTGTCGTTGTCGATGGTAGTGATCGCGGCACTGGTCGGTGCGGACGGCCTCGGTAAACCGGTCGTCAATGCCCTGAACACCGCCGACATCGCCCTCGGTTTCGAAGCAGGTCTGGCAATCGTATTGCTGGCAATCATGCTCGACCGCATCTGCAAACAACCCGAAGCCAAGAAAGGGTCTGACGCATGA